A genome region from Cetobacterium sp. ZOR0034 includes the following:
- a CDS encoding PBECR4 domain-containing protein: MLRKIILEYEKHLKGKKFKITLETGEIIEFQIAKKRLKHLLGFQYTSYSTFPAELIYSKIKNRKLTLEKLQKDKKFKIVETRIINFTRIIDLLSLNETDFIIEFNKTLIENCELKSKYIIYKDNSNHILHLGLAEDNTYYPETWFIRDERTNNIDLYIKNQKKIKVIKFEIITIN, from the coding sequence ATGCTAAGAAAAATTATATTGGAATATGAAAAACATCTAAAGGGAAAAAAATTTAAAATAACATTAGAAACTGGTGAAATAATTGAGTTCCAAATTGCTAAAAAAAGATTAAAGCATTTATTAGGATTCCAATATACAAGTTATTCAACATTCCCAGCAGAACTTATTTATTCAAAAATTAAAAATAGAAAATTAACTTTAGAAAAATTACAAAAAGATAAAAAATTCAAAATTGTAGAAACAAGAATAATTAATTTTACAAGAATAATAGATTTATTATCGTTAAACGAAACAGATTTTATTATTGAGTTTAACAAAACTTTAATTGAAAATTGTGAGTTAAAATCAAAATATATAATTTACAAAGACAATTCTAATCATATTTTACACTTGGGATTAGCTGAAGATAATACTTATTATCCTGAAACATGGTTTATAAGAGATGAACGAACAAATAATATTGATCTATATATAAAAAATCAAAAAAAAATAAAAGTTATAAAATTTGAAATTATAACAATAAATTAA